A single region of the Fenollaria sporofastidiosus genome encodes:
- the lpdA gene encoding dihydrolipoyl dehydrogenase has product MKLLIIGAGPGGYEAAFRAAQLGNDVVLVEKNLLGGTCLNIGCIPTKTMVKIADFYSEVQNSEEFGVKIDGYGLDTEKIYQRKQDVMTKLRDGIEYLISTYDNIKLIKGTASFVSENEVKVALNDGGEENVTFDKCIIATGSKDIKPLEGCDLPKVLNSTTLLSLKEIPKSMIVIGTGVIGLEFATIYASFGTDVTVIGNNMFKTADMEIQKRLQSILKNPNLKFATKQHSKKIEQSGDMLKVTTQMVGKDTLKEYEAEYVLVALGRASNTDGLNTEAAKVETKDGGVLVDENLKTSNDNIYAIGDVIYKNTQLAHFATAQGFHVVEQLSGLEPKTDLSIVPAVLYTVPELAQVGKTEQELEKEGVEYDKAKSMYQANGKALAVGGTKGFIKILSTKDHKKILGCHIIGKDADLLIHYAVIAMANGLSVEDLSNMIYAHPTIAEVFKDAIEALEGKSTNSPMAK; this is encoded by the coding sequence ATGAAATTACTAATTATCGGTGCAGGTCCTGGTGGATACGAAGCCGCTTTTAGAGCTGCCCAACTAGGAAATGATGTAGTTCTTGTTGAAAAGAACTTGCTTGGTGGCACTTGCCTAAACATTGGCTGTATACCAACTAAGACTATGGTTAAGATTGCTGATTTTTATAGCGAAGTACAAAATTCGGAAGAATTTGGCGTAAAAATTGATGGCTATGGACTTGACACTGAAAAGATTTATCAAAGAAAGCAAGATGTTATGACTAAGCTTAGAGATGGTATCGAGTACTTAATCTCTACTTATGACAACATCAAGCTAATAAAGGGTACTGCTTCATTCGTAAGTGAAAATGAAGTTAAAGTCGCTTTAAACGATGGCGGCGAAGAAAACGTTACTTTTGATAAGTGCATCATAGCAACTGGATCAAAGGACATAAAGCCACTTGAAGGCTGCGACCTACCAAAGGTTTTAAACTCAACTACTCTACTAAGCTTAAAAGAAATACCTAAGTCAATGATAGTTATTGGTACAGGTGTTATAGGTCTTGAGTTTGCGACTATATATGCAAGCTTCGGTACTGATGTAACTGTTATCGGTAACAATATGTTCAAAACAGCAGATATGGAAATACAAAAGAGACTTCAATCTATACTTAAGAATCCAAATCTAAAGTTTGCAACTAAGCAACACTCTAAGAAGATAGAACAATCTGGCGATATGCTTAAAGTAACTACTCAAATGGTTGGTAAGGATACTTTAAAAGAGTATGAAGCTGAATATGTATTAGTTGCACTAGGAAGAGCAAGCAACACTGATGGTCTTAACACTGAAGCTGCTAAAGTTGAAACAAAGGACGGTGGCGTTTTAGTTGATGAAAACTTAAAGACATCAAATGACAACATCTACGCTATCGGCGACGTTATATACAAGAACACTCAATTAGCTCACTTTGCTACAGCTCAAGGCTTCCACGTTGTTGAACAGTTGTCTGGCCTTGAACCAAAAACTGATCTATCCATCGTTCCAGCTGTTTTATATACAGTTCCAGAACTTGCTCAAGTAGGTAAGACTGAACAAGAGCTTGAAAAAGAAGGCGTTGAGTATGACAAGGCAAAGTCTATGTACCAAGCAAACGGTAAGGCACTTGCAGTTGGTGGAACAAAGGGCTTTATAAAGATACTATCTACAAAGGATCACAAGAAGATCTTAGGCTGCCACATCATTGGTAAAGACGCTGACTTATTGATCCACTACGCTGTTATAGCTATGGCTAATGGCTTAAGTGTTGAAGACTTATCAAATATGATATATGCTCATCCAACTATTGCCGAAGTATTTAAAGACGCAATAGAGGCTCTTGAAGGTAAGTCGACTAACTCACCTATGGCAAAATAA